The genomic DNA GAGGTGGTCCTTTTCCTCAGGATGCAGCACCGCCGGGCTGCCTTCAAGGTGCAGGATGCGCCCCGTTAGCCGCTCTGCCTCCTCGCGGGCGTGGGTCACCAGCAGCACCGATGGCCCAACCTCTGCAATCAGCGCCTCTGTCAGCCGCATCATGCCCTCGGCCATCTCCACATCGAGCGACACGAAGGGCTCGTCCATCACCAAAAACTCCGGCTTGCCCGCGAAGGCCCGTGCGAGTGAAAGCCGCCGTTGCTGGCCAAGCGAAAGCTGCCCGGGAAAGAGCCCTGCCTTATCGGCAATCCCGACCCGCCCCAAGGCCTCGCGCGCCTCGGCGTCACCCAGCCCGCGATGCACCAGCGTCAGGTTTTGCAGAACGGTGCGCCACGGCAGCAGCGTGGGCTCTTGGAAAACAATCGCCATGCGCTCGGGCCGCTCTATATGGCCTTCAAAGCGCCGGTCGATCCCCGCCACGATCCGCAGCATGGTGCTTTTGCCCACACCGGACGGCCCCAGAACGGCGAGCGTTTCCCCCTGCCCCAGTTCAAACCGCACGCGGCCCAGCACCTGGCTCTCGCCGAAGTGCTTGGAATGGATATCGACCGAAATCATGCCGTCCGCCACCGGCGTGTGCGCCGCTCCCAGGGTTGCAGCACGGCCCATTCCACCGTCAGCATCACCGCGATGAAGGAGAAGGCATACACCAGCACCATCGCCACGTCGAAAAGCTGGAAGTAGAGGTGGATTTGAAAGCCCACGCCCGACGAGCGGCCCAGGAACTCCACCACCAGCACGATCTTCCAGATCACGGCGATGCCGGAGCGGGCGGCGGCGGCCATGAAGGGCGCAAGTTGCGGCAGCACCACATGGCGCAGCCGGTCGAAGAAGGGCATCCGGTAAACCCCTGCCATCGCGTCCAAATCCGGCGAGAGCGCCCGCGCGCCCTCCCTTATGACCGTGGTCACATTTGGGATCTTGTTGAGAGTTACGGCGGCAATGGCAGCCGCTTCGGTGAGGCCGATCCAGAGGTAGCAAAGCACGATCAGCACCAGCGCCGGCAGGTTCAAAAACACCACCAGCCACGGGTCCAGCCATTGGTTCACCCGCTCGCTGCGGCCCATCATCAGGCCCAGCACGCAGCCAATCGACATCGCCAATAAGAACGCCCAGGCCACACGCAAAAGCGTATGGCCCAGATGATATAGCAGCTCACCCGCGCGCAACTCGGCCCAGAATGGCCCGATCAGCGCCCAGGGCTGCGGCAGGATCGTCGGGTCGGCTGTCAGCGCGGCGGCAACGATCCAGAGGCAAACGAGCCCCAGAAGCGATAGCGCTGGCGTGCCGACCCCTTTCACGCGGTTATTCGGAGGTCAGGAACAGGCCCTTGGGCAGCTCCGTCGCTTCACCCACCAGTTCCGCTCCGCCGAGGCTGGCCATGACCTTCAGCAGCGCGTCCGCCCCGGCTTCCGAAACGGGTGCATCGGCCGGAATCCCGGCGCGAAAGTCCGTTTTCAGCGTTTCAAACTGCGCGTCGGTCTTGGCATTCATCATCGGGCGGATCGCCTCCCATGCGGCATCGTCAGAGGCCAGAAGCTCCTTTGCATCCCGGCTTGCGCGATACATGGCATGGCCCAGGTCGGGGTTTTCCGCAAGGAAGCTCTCTTTCATCACGTAGCCCAGCAGCGGCGTTTCCGGGTCGAGCCCCAGCGCAGAACTGGCCGTCTCCACCGAGATCACCTCGCGCATGCCCGCCGCCTTCATCTTGGCGAGGAAGTGCCAGAAGTTGATCGCCCCGTCGGTCTCGCCCGAAAGCCCGCTTTTGAAGATCAGCGGCGGCGCGCCAAACACCTGCTCGGTCTCGGCCTTCAGGTCCATCCCGTATTCTTGCTCGGCATAGGCGCGCAGAATGAGCCAGCTTTTGTCGAGCGGCCCGCCGGCAATGCCCACCTTCTTGCCCTTCAGGTCTTGAAGGCTCTGAATGTCGCTGTCAGCGCCCACAACGAGGCCGCCCACGGCCTTGGAATAGGGCACCACTACATAGTCCTTGCCCGCCGCACGCTGCCGGGCAACCCAGATCCAGTCGGCCACGGCCAGGTCTGCCTCGCCGCCCTCCAGCGCCACCCGTGTTGCGCCATTGTCGGCGAAGGGCTGCACCACAAGCTCAAAGCCGTGCTTCTTGTCAAAGCCATTGGCCTTGATCGTCTCAAGCTCCCAGTTCACCGTGCCGATCTTCAGCACAGCCGCCCGGATCTGCGGCAAATCCTGCGCAATCGCGCCCGCCGCCGTGGCAAGGGCAGCAGCCCCGGCCAGTGCAAGTGTTCTCAGCGTCTTCATGTCAGTCCTCCCAGAGTGTGGCCCCCTGCCCTGCTCTTGCACAGGCAAGGGGCCGATGGGCGGGCCTATTCGGCGCGCCGCCCGGTTTCGTTCAACTCCGCGTCGAGCGTGATGTCATATTGCTGACCGCCCTCGCAAATCACGTCATCCAGATCGTAGCCGCCATCCTCTTCCATCTCGATGTCGTCTTCGTCCATCTGGCACTTCATTTCCGTCAGCTTCATCATGATCTTCTCGACCGTCTCGGCATCGGGCCCGTCGCCATGGGCTTCGGCAAAGGCGGCACCGCCGAGCATCAGGGTCGCGGCAATGGTTGCAATCGTGCGTTTCATTCGGGGTTCTCCTCCCTATTGGATGTTAAAGGTGACCATCTGCGTTTCCCCGGTGCTTCCGGGGATGCGCAGCACGTGGCTACCCGGCTTGATCGCCACAAAGGAGATTTCCGCCGTTCCCGCTGCGTCGAATTCGAGGCTCTCAACCGCCATCGGCCGGATCTCGATCTGGTTGATGACGATCTCGTTCATCCAGATCGCCCTGAAGAAGTCCGGCCCGCTGATCGCCAGTTCGGCAGAGCCATCGGCGGTGATCAGCAACTTGTAATAAGCTCCCGATTGCAGCGTATAGGTGCCCTCGGCTGAAAGCGGCTGCCCGGAGGCCAGCGTCAGCTCGATCGGCTCGCCCCGGTTGCAACTGGCCAGCAGCCCGGCAAAGCCAAGGTCATCGCAAAGCGGGGCTGCCGCAGCAGGGGCCGCCATGAGCGCGGTGAGCGCCAGTGTCAGGTATTTCATTGTTCCTCCCATCATTCCGGCGTCGCCACGGCACCCCAGGGCTGTTGCCCCACCTGCACCGATTTGATCGCCTCCTGCGCCTCCACGTCGATGATCGTCACATCGTTGGAGTTGCCGTTCGTCGTCACCAAAAACTCCTCGCCGGGTGTGAAGGCCAGTTGCCACACGCGTTGCCCGACCAGAATGTATTTTTCCACCTCCATTGTATCGATATTGACCACCGCGACCCGGTTGGCCGGGCCTAGTGCGACGAACAGCCAATTGCCGTCGCTGGTGGCCTTCGCGCCCACGGGTTGCAGCCACTCGGGCTGCACGCCCGCCACCTCGAAGCCGATCTTTTGCGTCAGGTTCGGGGCCTCGCCCGTCATGTCGATCACGCTCACCGTGCCGCCGATCTCGGAGGTGACGAAGAGCCATTTGCCATCGGCGGTAAACTCCGCATAGCGCGGGCGCTGATCGACAAGGATGTTATGCTTGATCGAATAGTCCGAGGTGTCGATGAAATGCGCCATATTGGTGGTTTCGGAGGTGTTCACCACCCACTTGCTGTCGGCCGAAATCCCCATGCCTTCCGGCTCCACGCCCACGGGCACCTCGGCCAGCACGGTATGGCTCTCGGTGTCCACCACCGTCACAAGGTTGTCGTCCTCATTGGCAATGTAAAGCGGGTTGCCGGAGGGGTGCAGAACAAACAACTCCGGGTCCGGCCCACTGGGCAGCGAATAGAGTTCCTCATAGGTTTCCGTGTCGAACACACGGACGAGATCATCATCGCTGGCGCAGACATAAAGCAGCTTGCCGTCTGGGCTGATGGTAATGCCGCGCGGGCGGTTCCCTGCGGAAAACTCTTCCAGCACCTCCCAGCTTCCGGCGTCCAGCACTGTGACGGTGTTGCCCCGCTCGTTTGAAACAAACACCTTCTCCGCCATCGCGGGCAGCGCCGTTGTAGCCAGCAAAGCGGCCAGGGCCAATCCTCTCATACTCATCCTCCAAATGCCGTGCAGGCGCTTTCAGGCCGGTCCAGCCCGAGCGTGTCGAGCGGTGAGACCTGATGCAAAAAGCCGTCCTGCGGTGAGACGCTGGCTGTGATCCGCCCGTCAAAAAGCAAGACCGGCTGGCGTAATTGCCCGTTCCACGGGCGGAATGTGACGGGCACCCCCTTGAAGGCGGCCACTTCGAAATCGTCGCT from Oceanicola sp. D3 includes the following:
- a CDS encoding ABC transporter ATP-binding protein; amino-acid sequence: MISVDIHSKHFGESQVLGRVRFELGQGETLAVLGPSGVGKSTMLRIVAGIDRRFEGHIERPERMAIVFQEPTLLPWRTVLQNLTLVHRGLGDAEAREALGRVGIADKAGLFPGQLSLGQQRRLSLARAFAGKPEFLVMDEPFVSLDVEMAEGMMRLTEALIAEVGPSVLLVTHAREEAERLTGRILHLEGSPAVLHPEEKDHLRCVKP
- a CDS encoding ABC transporter permease is translated as MKGVGTPALSLLGLVCLWIVAAALTADPTILPQPWALIGPFWAELRAGELLYHLGHTLLRVAWAFLLAMSIGCVLGLMMGRSERVNQWLDPWLVVFLNLPALVLIVLCYLWIGLTEAAAIAAVTLNKIPNVTTVIREGARALSPDLDAMAGVYRMPFFDRLRHVVLPQLAPFMAAAARSGIAVIWKIVLVVEFLGRSSGVGFQIHLYFQLFDVAMVLVYAFSFIAVMLTVEWAVLQPWERRTRRWRTA
- a CDS encoding ABC transporter substrate-binding protein, whose translation is MKTLRTLALAGAAALATAAGAIAQDLPQIRAAVLKIGTVNWELETIKANGFDKKHGFELVVQPFADNGATRVALEGGEADLAVADWIWVARQRAAGKDYVVVPYSKAVGGLVVGADSDIQSLQDLKGKKVGIAGGPLDKSWLILRAYAEQEYGMDLKAETEQVFGAPPLIFKSGLSGETDGAINFWHFLAKMKAAGMREVISVETASSALGLDPETPLLGYVMKESFLAENPDLGHAMYRASRDAKELLASDDAAWEAIRPMMNAKTDAQFETLKTDFRAGIPADAPVSEAGADALLKVMASLGGAELVGEATELPKGLFLTSE
- a CDS encoding PepSY domain-containing protein yields the protein MKRTIATIAATLMLGGAAFAEAHGDGPDAETVEKIMMKLTEMKCQMDEDDIEMEEDGGYDLDDVICEGGQQYDITLDAELNETGRRAE
- a CDS encoding YVTN family beta-propeller repeat protein; amino-acid sequence: MRGLALAALLATTALPAMAEKVFVSNERGNTVTVLDAGSWEVLEEFSAGNRPRGITISPDGKLLYVCASDDDLVRVFDTETYEELYSLPSGPDPELFVLHPSGNPLYIANEDDNLVTVVDTESHTVLAEVPVGVEPEGMGISADSKWVVNTSETTNMAHFIDTSDYSIKHNILVDQRPRYAEFTADGKWLFVTSEIGGTVSVIDMTGEAPNLTQKIGFEVAGVQPEWLQPVGAKATSDGNWLFVALGPANRVAVVNIDTMEVEKYILVGQRVWQLAFTPGEEFLVTTNGNSNDVTIIDVEAQEAIKSVQVGQQPWGAVATPE